The segment TTGTTTGCAAGAACCCAATGGAGGTTAACGTTGATGACTTCTTCAAGGCAGCCGCCCTCGACAAGCCTAGGGTGACCAACAAGGTTGGATCCAACGTCACTTTGATCAACGTCATGCAGATTGCTGGACTCAACACCCTCGGCATCTCAATTGCGCGCATTGACTATGCTCCCTTGGGTCAGAACCCACCACATACGCACCCTCGCGCCACTGAGATCCTCACGGTGCTCGAGGGGACACTGTATGTTGGCTTTGTTACATCCAACCAGCCCGCCCCAAACAGAAACAAGTTCCTCTCGAAGG is part of the Triticum aestivum cultivar Chinese Spring unplaced genomic scaffold, IWGSC CS RefSeq v2.1 scaffold81267, whole genome shotgun sequence genome and harbors:
- the LOC123177550 gene encoding germin-like protein 8-11, which encodes MASSSSFLLLAVLLPLVSWQATASDPSPLQDFCVADMNSPVRVNGFVCKNPMEVNVDDFFKAAALDKPRVTNKVGSNVTLINVMQIAGLNTLGISIARIDYAPLGQNPPHTHPRATEILTVLEGTLYVGFVTSNQPAPNRNKFLSKVLNK